Within Cydia fagiglandana chromosome 1, ilCydFagi1.1, whole genome shotgun sequence, the genomic segment gcttgaaataaaaatatacagttATTATGGTGAATACACAGTTCGCGTTATCATGGGAAGCTCACAAAAAGAATGTGTGCAATGGTTTAAGTTCATTGCAACAGGTAAGGACAGTACGCGATTTATAAAACTAGGTAACTTGCCatacaatttttatattttttgtttatttatacctactcaCAGTTAATATTCCCCGATAACGTGGCAGGTTGTTTTGCTTGGaatatttattaaacaataaTGGTCCCCAAACCAAATAATTCAAAGTACTTACACAGAATGTACAGGAGATTACTGGTCGAAAGTAAATTGGCTTAACAAGTTTGGTTTCATAAAAATATCTATGCaaaatgttaattttatttaaataaaagacaCACTGATCTGTGAAAAATTTGATAGGAAGTAAAggaagaaaaacattgtttttcaACCACAACCTAGAGGTTACCAAGGTGTAATACAAATTAAGTATTTGTTGGTTTACAGAATGGCGAATTTGTAGACATGACTTTAGCTGCAGATGGTCACATGGTGAAAGTGCACCAGATTGTCATGGCACTGGCTAGCCCCTACATCAAAGATCTCATAGCATCAGCACAGTGCCCTCATCCTGTCATATTCTTGAATGTATGTATGTTGTTTTTTCATTAAGACTAGTTAAAGATTATATtagttgtacagtcagcagcatacTATTTTTAGGTGTTCATACTGTCTCCAACCCAATATACAATTTcttactattaaaaaaaaagtgctATTAGTCAATAAAAGTTTCAGTACAATCTTGCTAATCCGTCAATAATGTTGACACAATAGTACCGAATCAGTGGAAAATTTGGATTACTGGAAGTTAAAGCAAATCTGCACATATTTTGATATGTTTTTAAATATGATGTGTAAAtacaccatacaaaaataataaattcaatGTAAATTCGAccattataataatatagtttgaGCCATATTTAGAAAGATAGTGtgataatataatcataaataGAATGATCATGCATCCCAAGTTTAGTACTCATTACTGGGTGTGGGTGCACCCCACCATTGAAGTACCTAAGTTTTTAGTAAGTTCCTTACCTTATGTTACAGAGAATATCTTATTCAACATTATGCTCAATACTTGAGTACATATACACGGGGGAAGTGCTGGTGAACAGTGAGGATTTGAACCAACTCATAGAGGCTGGTAATGAATTACATATAAAGGGATTGGAAGACATGGTATTAAATCTATGAACTTttcaatttacaatattttttctgCAATAGCATATCTTGAGGGTTCGGGTGTGGGAATTATTTAGTgcgtttattgtttattgtaaaatagttACTAAACTATGAATTAAAACTCACACTTtgccggtttttatttattttttgcctaGTTTAAAGTACAATTCCCACACCCTAAACTCCTGAATATCAGTTAGTGATTTGTCTTtaatttatatcaatatttGTCTGCTTTGTACTctttaatttttgtaacaattattttcagaaaataagcCAATCTGCCCCCAGTAATCGGACCTCCGTTCACTATGAATCTAATGCGCAATCACAAAATGAAGATGAAGATGTTTGTTTCTTTGAGATTAGTGATATGCCAGAAAAAGATTCTAAGTAAGAGATATATACTAAAAATATGCAAGTACTACAGTCTAATTATAATCTAATGATTTATGTAATGACCAATTGTGGTCATAATTGTATAAGTTATGCTGGTTATGCATGTTTACAGTTACACcttaaaacctttttttttcttgtagtAACAATTTGAATCTTTTGCAGGAATTATGACgacaaagaatatattttaggcaCAATAGATAATGTGAAATCAGTAGATGAGTCCTTCATGGAGTTACAAGACGAGATGGAAAGCAATGTCGTGGCAATGACAGATACGGATCACAAATTTGACCCAGTAGCTAGTAAAAGTAAGTTAACTATGCCGAGAATTGTAAGCATAgaatggagtttttttttattggaaccCACCCACAGTTGCTGGTCAAACCAACCAGTGTTTAACCCTTTGAACACCacgcttattatattaaacCTTATCTGAATGCACCAAGGTTGATATTACACTAATTGTGCGCGTCTGTTCAAGTCTTCAGTGGTCAAAGGGTCAATCAATAATAAACTTAGTTGGCTGGTAAGGAATGCCTCAGTATTTAAATTCTTGAATTgtgcaataaaattttaaaagaaaGCTAGTGACTTAGTGTTATAGTTCACCACACTTGACTGAAATTTTTATTCCAGACACCGGCGTTATCCAGTATACAGTGTCAAACCAGGGCAGCATACAGATGATTCTGAACAGATACGTGTACTACCTGAAGCATACGAACCGTAACAACAGTAGGCAGTGGCGGTGTGTTGACTACGTCACGTCTATGAAGTGTCCCGCGCACGTGGTCACTAAAGACGACGTTGTTGTTCAAaggtaataaaaaaccgggcaagtgcgagtcggactcgcgcacgaagggttccgtaccataatgcaaaaaaaaaaaacaataaaaggcaaaaaaaaaacggtcacccatcccatccaagtactgaccactccagacgttgcttaactttggtcaaaaatcacgtttgctgtatgggagccctatttaaatctttattttattctgtttttagtatttgttgttatagcggcaacagaaatacatcatctgtgaaaatttcaactgtctagctatcacggttcgtgagatacagcctggtgacagacggacggacggacggacggacggacggacagcgaagtcttagtaatagggtcccgttttaccctttgggtacggaaccctaaaaatggtatattaaaaaaatatagtcaGAGGTTATTTTTAGAAACTGACTTAGAATAGGGCACTAAAAAGCCAAAgccacaaataaaagaaaagtacttgGGTACTTAACTGTTACGGCGTTGTTTGTAGACATATTACTTATGTTTTTATTTCTCTTACAGAATTGCTGCTCACATTCATCCTTTCCACGACAAGAAAATCCTTAAGAAAGTTCACGCCGGTTCAATATTTTCCGCGATACATGAAGCGGAAAAGCAAGGGAATGTACTACTAGGTAATAAACGGTCAAAACTAGCGCTTGCTGCAGAAGATGAGGGTagtaaataaatggtaaaaaaataattgttttattatttttcaagtCAAAGGAAAGATATGTCAGCAAGGTTACATGCTGTGGAATCTGTATTTTGTCCTTTAACCTGTAATACAGTAAGCAGCAGTAAGTCGCTGCATACTTAGCCTTTATAAGGTATAAAGGtgtcagaaattatgcaaaatagaaccatatcactttgaaataaagttcaatctTAGGTGGGAAATATGTTCCCTCTGCCTTGACCCTAATAGAGTTGCAAGCGCCTATAGGCTGCGATCGCCGCTTAGTATCACTTACTGTATGTCACTGTCGTGGTATAATGGGTATAAATGAAAGATCCAGTCAgctactatattttatttatttaagatgaGGCT encodes:
- the LOC134663625 gene encoding kelch-like protein 6, which translates into the protein MVNTQFALSWEAHKKNVCNGLSSLQQNGEFVDMTLAADGHMVKVHQIVMALASPYIKDLIASAQCPHPVIFLNRISYSTLCSILEYIYTGEVLVNSEDLNQLIEAGNELHIKGLEDMKISQSAPSNRTSVHYESNAQSQNEDEDVCFFEISDMPEKDSKNYDDKEYILGTIDNVKSVDESFMELQDEMESNVVAMTDTDHKFDPVASKNTGVIQYTVSNQGSIQMILNRYVYYLKHTNRNNSRQWRCVDYVTSMKCPAHVVTKDDVVVQRIAAHIHPFHDKKILKKVHAGSIFSAIHEAEKQGNVLLGNKRSKLALAAEDEGSK